The sequence CGCTGCGGCGTTGGCGATGAAGAAGGTATACAGCGAATAGGGTGTGATCTCGTCCCGCCACAGCGCGAGCAGGCCGGCGGGATCGGCTCGATCGATACGCCGCCGCATTTCAGCACACCATTCGGGGTTCTCTGCAATGAAGCCCGGCATCTTTTTCTGCATGCTTGCCACTTTAAGTCCTATCCGGGCGATGCTCGGAAGCACCTTGAGCCACCACGTCCGGCGCGATATCGGAACGAGGGGGATCTCCAAATCCTCCGGGACATCTCCCCAGAATGCCGTGACCTGCTCGAGTGCTCTACGGGAATCTCCGCCGAAAAAAGGACGAATGGCGGAAACCTGGACGCTCAAGTTCATATACCCGCGCCCGCCGATGATGCCGGCCAGTGGATACCCGTCCAGCCCCATCGACGAACCATCGCTCAAGTCCACGCCTTGATATGTAAGCCCCTTGCGCAAGGAGCAGGAGAAAGGGGTAAGCACGTGTGGCGCGTTTTCGACCAGGTTGGCGCCGGACCAGAGGAAATTGCCGCGCAGACTGTCGTTCCATTCTGCTGTATCTTTTTTATATGTGTTCAGAGTCGTTATGGGGCGCGATTGCAGGATAAATAGTTTTCCATGCGCAAATGCCCATTCGATGTCTTGCGGGTGTCCAAAATCTTTCTCCAGCTTGCAGGCGCTGCGGTAGAGCGAACGGGCACAGCGGTTGAGTTCCGCCGGTCCGCTGAAGGTTCCCTTGGGCCGCTCGAAGGTGAAGCTCTGTGCGTTGGCTTGCCCCGAGACCAGCTTCTCTCCCAACCCCTCGACGAAGTTGCCCGACATGTGCATCTGGTCACCCGTTAGAGGGTCGACCGTGAACAGCACGCCGGAGAACTCCGCGCGGATCAAGCGCTGAACGATGACGGCGATTTCGTGGTCCTGCTGTTCGGGTGTTTGCACTTGACTGTAAGCCTGCACTCTGGTGCTGTGCCGCGAACGTCGTACCTTGAGAATGGCGTCGCGTATCTGTGCATCCGTTTTTACGTCCAGGACCGTCTCGAATTCTCCGGCAAACGAAGCTTGCAGCGTATCTTCGCTCAGCGCAGAAGAGCGTACGGCAAAGGCCACCTCGTGGTCTTTGCGGCGCAGATGGTCGAGGCGTCTTTCGATCTGTCCCCACGCCTCGCCGACCAGTTTGTCACCGGAAAAGGCATCCGTAAGGATAATGAATCCATCAGGCACGCGGTAGCCGGCTCGATAGAGCCGGGCCAATGTGCCGGCCTTACCGCCGGCCAATGACTCCTGTGAATTACCCAATTGTTTAAAACTGCGAATCGTCATTAGAGAAATCCTTATAAAACGAGAGATGAGTTGTCGAAATTATTTGAAGTGTTACTGTGAATCTTCTACATCAACATCTTCTTCTGTAGGATGGAGCATGGATGACATTTCCTCCATATACTCCATAACCATCGATTGTTTGGCCATAGCGATGCCTCGATCCAGATCGCCAATGACGAGCAGCTTATCGCCAGCCTCGATTTTGAAATCGCGTCTGGCTTTTGCAGGGATGACAATCTGGCCGCGTTCGCTTACCGTGACCGAGCCGTAGAAGCGGCGCTTTTCTGATTTGGGCATATTCTCTCCAAGAAATACTAAGTAAATCATGTAAACAAAGCAAATCATACCCTGATTCTGTGTGTATTGTCAACCTTGTTGATATAAATAATCAAGCAGAGGACACAGACTGTAGAAGGTCGTTTATGATGTAATAGTGAAATAATTTAGTCCATCTCCCTGCTCCTCAATCGAATACCGCCGGGTGTAGATCGACGAGATAATCACCCCGTGGAACCGGGTATTTATCGGAGGGAAAATGGCGAACAATCAGAAATTCGAGCCGCTGTGCGATGATCGCGGTCCGTCGATTTCCAATGAAGGCAGCGATTCAGGGGCGCGTCAGCCAAAATTTTGGATTGGCAGAGCAGTACAATTCACCAGCGTTGTGGGGATCGTTCTGGGATTTTCGGGCATGCTGCTGGTGCCCGTCTTCGCTGTGCGTGTATCTTCCTGGGCGGACGAGCGCGCGCTATCGGTTACACAAGAAACGGCGCACCTTGCGGATGCCCTCCGGCAAGCCGGGAGTGTACTGGTTTCCGGTGTGTCCACACTTGAGTCCACAGAAGCGACCATTCAAAGCATCGAGACTTCCATAGAAGACACCGGATCTTTGATTGACTCGACCGCATCTCTGATCGGCGATCAAGCGCCGGAGGTCATCGATGAAACGCGCGTCGCTTTGCTCTCCGCGGAAGAAGGAGCTCGTGCCGTCGATCAAGTCCTGCGCGGGCTTGCGAAGCTGAATTTCTTAACGGGGATCACGTACGATCCTGCGCAGCCTCTCGATGCGGCGATCGCGGACGTGGCAGACAGCCTTGAGCCGCTGCCGGACGACTTGCGCCGAGTCGGCAATGGGCTAAGCCAGGCATATTCGAGCCTCGACGAGGTGAAGCTCTCGTTGTCGGATGCGGTTGATGGGCTGAACGAATTTTCCGAGGAACTGGCTGGCAAGAATGAACTCCTCGCCGACCTGGCAGCGGACCTGGAGACGCTTTCCGAAGATGTCGTTGATGCGCGAGGATCGATTGGATCTGTGATATGGCTCGGCGTCATCCTGTTCGAATTACTGCTGATCATGCACGTTGCCGGGCAATCGGCGATCCACTACGTGGGTGGCGAGATGGCGTCACATTCCCCTGAGTCGTGAGCGCAATCGACGAAATCATGTCTCCCGCACGTCGATAATTTCGTTCACCACCGGCTGCACCACCTGCACGAGCGGATCTTTATGCACGTCCTGGACTTTCAGCATGATCTCCCATTGATTCGGGCGTACGTCCTTGATCTCACTAACGCCCAGGCCGACGATGTTGCCGCCGATGTCGAAGATCGCGGTTGCGATCTTGGCGAGAGTCCCTTTCGTGCCGGTGGCCGACACGGTCAGGCGAAGCCCATTTCGCCGGCCGCCGAGCAGCTCGAGCAGGACTTTGAAGAGATCCGACTCGGTGATGATACCCACGAGAGCATCGCCGCGCATCACGGGTAAACCGCCGACCTCACTATCGACCATGATACGTGCTGCCTCCTCCAATAACGTGTCCTCCGGCACGGTGACGACATCACGGCTCATCACCGATTCAACCTTCAATTTCGCGTGCAGCTCTGTAATTTCCCACACCGCTAATGAGGTCGCCGGTGAAGGCGATGCGTGCAGCAGTGCCTTGTCGGAGACGATTCCGACGAGTTTTCCGTGCCGGTCGAGGATGGGCAGCCGCCGGACGTTATTTTCACGCATGATGTGCAGCGCCTCCGGAACGGAGGTGTCTGGGGTGATGGTAACGGGATTCTGAGTCATATGCTCTTTTACAAACATGATGATCTCCTGTTGGGGAAGGTTATTTACAGTATATTATAGAGCGCAACGATTGGAACAACGCCTGTGGAAGTTGGCTCACTCCCTCGGCTTACATTCATTGGGAATTTCCAGGAAATTGAAATACTGGCCTTGGGCGGAAAAGTAACTTCTGTCCGGCAGCAGACCCAAGTTGGTGTTGAAATAGGCATCGAACAAGATGCGGAACACGTTAACCGGGGTCATGGTTTCGTAGAATTGCGACCACGCCGCGGGAGCGTAGTACGCTGCGAGGATTCGAACGGAATTCTCCGTTCGGCCCTTCGGGGATCCGTGATCCGCTGAGACGACGATGATCGGAGGCGTTTCGGAGCCCTCGATGATTCGGGGCAGGATCTCGAACATCCTTTTATTTATGTATTCCACGGCGTAAGTATGACCGCGCTTGCCATCCTCTTCAGTGTAGATGTTGCCCGCATCAGCGTCGTACGGGATGTTGATGTATTCACCGTCGGGCCCGAAGACAAACGGAGAATGGGGAATCACCAAATGGGCGAACACAAACTTCGGCCCGGAGATTTCGGCCACATTTGGAAGCTGCTCGAGCGCGTAGCGCGTATCCTCATAGTTCTCGTAGTCGGAAAGCCTCTGGCTTTCCGCTTGTCTTAAATCCAGGTAGACCCTCGCCAGAGTCGTTCTCAAGAGCAGGAATTCGAACGGCGATAAAAGTGCAGCGTCGCTCGGTTTGTACACGATCGCCGCATCGTCCCAGACCAATCTTTCCCAGGGAGTCTCGAACACAATCGTCTGGTATCCCAACGCCTCCAGTTGCTGGCGGACCACACTGTATTTGTAGTACGGCAGCAGCCAGGCGGTTTTTTCTTCAGGGTCGAACTCTGATTTGAAGGAATCGATGTACTCCATGTTGAACGTCGATGAGAGTGAAAGGATCGTGCGTGTCTAGTTGCTCTGCGCGCATTCTGCGACGAAAAAGCCCATTTCCCGGAGCCCTCCGAGGAATGGGGAGATGTCGATGTCAAAAACATTTTCCTGGACATCCGCCCTTTGGTATCCATCCAGGACGATGTAGTAGATATCGGGCGGATTTTTGTTCTCCGTCCAGGCAATCATCGGTTCGACGGTATCGCCATCGAGTGTGCCGGGTGGGGAAAAGCTGCGGATGTAAAAAGCCCCAATTTGGAACAAGGGGAGGCAAAACAAGATGGCGGAGAAGAAATTCAAGGTCCTGGTCAATTCTGGATGGATGCGTTTTCGTTTCAAGAGCCATAGCGCTGATGCGACAACGAGGAACGACCAGGCGACAAGCAGATAGCGGTGGCGGCCGATCACAAATCCAAAAAGACTTATCCCCTTGATCAGCGCGTACAGGCGACCGTAGAAGAAGAACCAAACCATCATTAGGCTGGTCGACAGTCCTGCCAACTGACTGTCCTTGAGAAGCCGCCACAGTCCGACAAACGCCAGCGCCGTGATCGACAGGGAGATAATCAGCGGTACCGCCGCTTCGCGAGCGTAGACTTGCTCGATGTTAAATCCCGGGAGGCCAACGACGGGGTATACCGCAAGGAGAAAGGGATGAAGAGGAAAGCTGCGATAGATTTCCCGGAAATCGATTTGTTTTCTTCGGGTGAGCCGATGCATTACCTCACCTGCGGCTTTCATCTTGCAGTACGCGGCGTGCGTATAGGTTAAATTGGGAAGAGGCGGCCGCATGCGATGAAATTTACACGTCTCTCATTGTGTGACCCCTGCTGCAGTACCTGTCGACAGACCGTTCCGCTTTCGAATCATCGCGTTAATGTTGATACACGTCCATCAATGGGATTCCCCGATAGCTGATGCGCAAGGCGGGTTCGCGCGACTCGATCCAGGCCAGTAATGGACTTGATGCAGGATCTTCGCCGATGAACGTCTGCCGGTAGTGCAGTACGACGAAATCGGCTTGTGTGAAGGACTGCTCGCGCAAGCGAGCGTCTGGCGTTACGATACTCGTTGCATAAGGCGGAGTAGCGATCCAGACATCATCCCGTAAGAGGCCATGCACTTGATAGTAGACCATCACGTCCTGACTCCACGGGTCGGTCCACACACTGTCTCCGGCTTCTGCATTTTCGTTGATATACGCCAACGCGGAGGCGTAGGTTTCACACCAATACGTCGTTTCCAAACCCATGCGTCTGGCGCCGGGCAAGCCGCCGACGGATTCCGAATAGTACGAAAGCCAGTGTGGATAAAGTGGGGCCGCCAGCAGCAAGTGCGGGAGAAATACCAGCAGCACAAGGATCGCCATCGCCGGACGTACGATCGATTCGCGCCCCGATTTCTTCAGCCCGTTTCGGACACCTCTTAGCAGCCAATCCAAACCAATCCCGGCCAGAGCGGCCAGGAAGGGGAAAGTGGCCATGAAAAGGCGTTCGTTATCGTAGACCATGCTCTGCCCGATGGACAGGGCCAGCATGGGGACCAAGGCGTTGAGCAGCAGAAGGACTCCCATGGGTCGATGCGTTTTCTCTTTGACCGTTCTGACTGTACCGATCAACGTTGACAGGAATAACGTAAGCGGCACGACGGCAAAAAGCATCACGAACGGAAAATGCCAGGGTGGGGGCATGGTAAACTCGTGCAGATAAAACTGTCCGATTTCCCAGTGATCCACGGTGATGAATAGGATGTATTCCTCAAACCGCTCGGCCAGCGCGGGATAAAGCCAAGGCCAGGTCATTAAGAAGATGGAGAAAGCCATGACGCTTGCCAGCGCCAATTGAATGAACAGGCGGATTTCCCGCTGGAAAATCAACAGCCACAGAAACAAAACCGGCATCACGAAAATGGCATTAATTTTCGTTGCCACCGCCATCCCCCAGACCACACCCCAGATCAAGCCCATACCGAGCGTGCTCCACGCCCCGCTGCGGTCTTTGGTTTTCCAGAAGAGAAACACAACGGCGAAGATCGTCACTGCTGCAGGCATATCCAGGGCGGCAAGATGTGCGTGGAAAAAGAAACGCGGCAGGGTCAACAATGCGGCCACGGCGAGGAATCCCGCCGTGCGACCGTATTCCTTTGCGACCATCAAATACAGCATGGCCACCAATGCGGCCACAAGCAGCATGTTGCCCATGCGATGCGCAACCAGATCGTCGAAAGCCAACCGTGCGACATTCCATACGGCGCCGGACCAGATCTTATCTGCTGGTGGATGTTCGTGGTTGATCCCCCAATAGGCATCGATCGTCTCCTGATCGAGGGCTTGTTTGGGATTGGAGATCAACTGCCCGAACCAGGATACATAGGATTCGGATGCCGCGATGTAGGCCGGCTCGTCCCAGGTCAATCCGATTTGTGGTGCGGTCAAGACGAGCGCCACGATCGTCACCAGCGCCAGTATGGCGGCTATCCATTTATCATTCAATTGATTGGTACCTTTCGATGCCATCTTCAATTCCTCGTTTACGACGTTGTCTCAAGCCCGGATTTTACCAGTTCATATTTATCCCGGACGCATTCGTTATACTCTCGTCCGTGCCTATGCTATTAAAAAAATTTGCAATGTATAGATATACTTGCTAGTTTTCACCATTTCGCACGGTGGCCATCAAGACAAAGGTGCGTGGCCTCATAAATATTTTCGCAGACATCGGCGGATTACATGTTCGCCCCTAGCCTGGAAAAAGGCCCAGTGCGACGGCAATACTGATGAGCAGCAGGACGACGATGATTACGCCGATGATCGCGATTGCGAAAGGGACAAATCTTTCCCAAAAAGGCGGATAGTGCCGATTGGGAGTCTTTGAATTCTCGTCTTTCGGTTTGCGCATCGATTCCTCCGGCTGAAATTTACGAACCGGCTTATTTCGATCGACTACACATCATAACCCATTATCCACACGCGGTGAAATGGCTGTGCTTGAGCGTTTTGGTATAGAATGGGATGAGACGCCAGACCGTTTCATGTACGAAGGAGATCTTTCTGCTATGATCCATCCTGATGTTCTAGGTCTAATACTGGGCGGTGGACGCGGCACGCGCCTGTGGCCACTGACGAAATTGCGCGCTAAACCAGCCGTGCCGATCGGTGGAAAGTATCGTTTGGTGGACATTCCGCTCAGCAATTGTCTAAATTCAGGGATACAACGAATCGCTGTTCTGACGCAGTTCAATTCAGTATCTTTGCATCGGCACATCTCCCAAACCTACCATTTCGATTTTTTTCATTCCGGCTGGGTGCAGATCCTGGCGGCAGAGCAGACCGTCTCAAGTGAGGATTGGTATCAGGGAACGGCGGACGCCGTGCGTAAGCAGATGTTCGAGATCGAAGTCGCCGACCCTTGTGATGTGCTTATTCTTGCTGGAGATCATCTCTACCGCATGGATTTTTCCAACCTTATCGAGGCTCATCGCAGCCTGAAGGCAGACGTAACTGTTGTCGTCAAGCCGGTATCCAAAACAGATGCCTCGCGCTTTGGTATTCTGAAGATGGCAGGGGATCACAGCGTCACGGCCTTTACCGAGAAACCGAAAGACCCGGCTGTGATGAAAGAATTTGCCAGCCGAGATGATCCAGGCCTTCCTTTTTGGGGGTCGATGGGGATTTATCTGATTCAAACCCACGTACTGAGAGATCTGCTTGAATCCGATCTTGATGATTTTGGCGGCGATGTCATCCCGGCGGCGATTGACACACATCGCGTTTTCGGATTTCCATTCGATGATTATTGGGAAGATATTGGAACGATACGTTCTTTTTATCATGCCAACCTGGCACTGGCGCAGCCGAATCCGGCTTTCAATTTCCACGATCCGAATCATCCCATCTATACTCACCCTCGATTCTTGCCCGGCTCACGCATTTATGATGTTCGCCTCGATTGTGTGAAACTGGCGGATGGCTGTATTGTCGAGGGGGCGGAGATTCAAAATTCGGTTATTGGTATCCGCAGTGTGATTGGAGATGATGTGTTGATTCGAGATACGGTGATGATGGGGGCGGATTACTATGAAGAGGAATCGAAATATAAGGCGCTCGATGCTCCGCCATTGGGTATCGGGAAAGGCTCTCGCATTCATGGTGCGATCATCGACAAGAACGCCTGCGTGGGGGAGAATGTGGTGATTGAACCATTCCCGCCCGGAACCGAAATCGATGAAGGCGATTGGTTCGTGCGCGACGGCGTAGTTGTTATCCCCAAGCATGGGGTAATTCCGGATGGTACTCACATCGGCGCTTGAATTTGTGTTGGGAGCGTATTACCCAAATGGATAATAGACTTGGCGTCGATAAAAATGCTACAATCCCGCATATTAAGGTCACCGCCTTAAAAATCGAATACACGGAGATTTGCGTATGGGTCTCTACCGCAGGTAGAGACAACGAGGAGGAGGTTCCTCGCCGAAGGCGGGGCTAACCCCGGCTAACCGCCGGGGGAAAATCGAATAATCAGCGGATGCCTCCGGAGCCTGCCACAGGCTCCGTTCTCCTTTCAGAAAGCCTAGCCTCAAAACTCTCTGGTGACGGAGGGGCCAAGGGCGAAGCGGTGGTCAGACACACTGTGTGTGCCTGCATTCCTGAAAGGGTGAAAAGCACCATGTTTTTTATGGGCACGCCCGACGTGCCGTTTTTAATTTTCAGATATCAGCACAAAGCTCACGCAGCAGCCAGATCGGCAGATGCCGTCCGCGAGCGTTTCTCTACGCTTGATTATGCCAGCGTACCGTCAAACATTTTGAGTCACCTCGCGCGCTTTCTTTTCCCCATGATCCCGGAAAGGGCATGCCGATGCACTGTTATTCCCGTTATTCCACATCGATTGGCTGGAATTTCAGCTTCGGTAAACGA comes from Anaerolineales bacterium and encodes:
- a CDS encoding PEP/pyruvate-binding domain-containing protein; amino-acid sequence: MTIRSFKQLGNSQESLAGGKAGTLARLYRAGYRVPDGFIILTDAFSGDKLVGEAWGQIERRLDHLRRKDHEVAFAVRSSALSEDTLQASFAGEFETVLDVKTDAQIRDAILKVRRSRHSTRVQAYSQVQTPEQQDHEIAVIVQRLIRAEFSGVLFTVDPLTGDQMHMSGNFVEGLGEKLVSGQANAQSFTFERPKGTFSGPAELNRCARSLYRSACKLEKDFGHPQDIEWAFAHGKLFILQSRPITTLNTYKKDTAEWNDSLRGNFLWSGANLVENAPHVLTPFSCSLRKGLTYQGVDLSDGSSMGLDGYPLAGIIGGRGYMNLSVQVSAIRPFFGGDSRRALEQVTAFWGDVPEDLEIPLVPISRRTWWLKVLPSIARIGLKVASMQKKMPGFIAENPEWCAEMRRRIDRADPAGLLALWRDEITPYSLYTFFIANAAATDLPHRLEKELGELVGTEDANALLSNLSGLTSPLASLGPIIGLSKVARGEMSRQSYMEAYGHRGENEIEYAWPRPLEDPAWLDRQIDEFEKNPVDIEALMARQKDAYEAAWGRFRERYPRKAKAMQKRLEKAARAAHQREAVRSESTRCATVVRAFALRAGELVGIGDDVFILTIDEILALLAGDDAASKFIPGRKETYERYRVLPPYPTILVGRFDPFEWAADANRRSDIYNANAPDNEIVEDTAGTLTGVPGALGTVEGVVRKLERLEDGDKFQTGEILVTTLTNIGWTTLFPRAAAIVTDLGAPLSHAAIVARELGIPAVVGCGDATMRLNTGDRVRVNGGRGLVEILESV
- a CDS encoding AbrB/MazE/SpoVT family DNA-binding domain-containing protein; its protein translation is MPKSEKRRFYGSVTVSERGQIVIPAKARRDFKIEAGDKLLVIGDLDRGIAMAKQSMVMEYMEEMSSMLHPTEEDVDVEDSQ
- a CDS encoding CBS domain-containing protein; amino-acid sequence: MFVKEHMTQNPVTITPDTSVPEALHIMRENNVRRLPILDRHGKLVGIVSDKALLHASPSPATSLAVWEITELHAKLKVESVMSRDVVTVPEDTLLEEAARIMVDSEVGGLPVMRGDALVGIITESDLFKVLLELLGGRRNGLRLTVSATGTKGTLAKIATAIFDIGGNIVGLGVSEIKDVRPNQWEIMLKVQDVHKDPLVQVVQPVVNEIIDVRET
- a CDS encoding glycosyltransferase family 39 protein, with the protein product MASKGTNQLNDKWIAAILALVTIVALVLTAPQIGLTWDEPAYIAASESYVSWFGQLISNPKQALDQETIDAYWGINHEHPPADKIWSGAVWNVARLAFDDLVAHRMGNMLLVAALVAMLYLMVAKEYGRTAGFLAVAALLTLPRFFFHAHLAALDMPAAVTIFAVVFLFWKTKDRSGAWSTLGMGLIWGVVWGMAVATKINAIFVMPVLFLWLLIFQREIRLFIQLALASVMAFSIFLMTWPWLYPALAERFEEYILFITVDHWEIGQFYLHEFTMPPPWHFPFVMLFAVVPLTLFLSTLIGTVRTVKEKTHRPMGVLLLLNALVPMLALSIGQSMVYDNERLFMATFPFLAALAGIGLDWLLRGVRNGLKKSGRESIVRPAMAILVLLVFLPHLLLAAPLYPHWLSYYSESVGGLPGARRMGLETTYWCETYASALAYINENAEAGDSVWTDPWSQDVMVYYQVHGLLRDDVWIATPPYATSIVTPDARLREQSFTQADFVVLHYRQTFIGEDPASSPLLAWIESREPALRISYRGIPLMDVYQH
- a CDS encoding glucose-1-phosphate adenylyltransferase — translated: MAVLERFGIEWDETPDRFMYEGDLSAMIHPDVLGLILGGGRGTRLWPLTKLRAKPAVPIGGKYRLVDIPLSNCLNSGIQRIAVLTQFNSVSLHRHISQTYHFDFFHSGWVQILAAEQTVSSEDWYQGTADAVRKQMFEIEVADPCDVLILAGDHLYRMDFSNLIEAHRSLKADVTVVVKPVSKTDASRFGILKMAGDHSVTAFTEKPKDPAVMKEFASRDDPGLPFWGSMGIYLIQTHVLRDLLESDLDDFGGDVIPAAIDTHRVFGFPFDDYWEDIGTIRSFYHANLALAQPNPAFNFHDPNHPIYTHPRFLPGSRIYDVRLDCVKLADGCIVEGAEIQNSVIGIRSVIGDDVLIRDTVMMGADYYEEESKYKALDAPPLGIGKGSRIHGAIIDKNACVGENVVIEPFPPGTEIDEGDWFVRDGVVVIPKHGVIPDGTHIGA